A DNA window from Pyrus communis chromosome 3, drPyrComm1.1, whole genome shotgun sequence contains the following coding sequences:
- the LOC137729055 gene encoding chaperone protein ClpB1-like yields MGTEQWMGEFVKKLQVEDQEKLELAYGVEIEAEAVVVASRIIMQYPDVFQFNSSGGEFDDTRKEILQNKVVELLEEACVKLRHKFEYSRQEEDDLDVGEYQLHRTLVELNEIKKERDPSTQKWSDRLTKEHEELKVMWNQLEMNWMQVKTSRQRYDIRAREALLLERMHERLVFCINEARLKMVNSFSGMLQWIDDHVTELLYTTRKDFKHELTVSPHVVAKAASPLIDAPPPLLLSEPTLPKNLEQRIAKRVVGQEHVLLAITAALSKQRPEQRPIGSFLFMCGSGYGRTEMAKSLAGLLFDNKDMIAEFDLAKYSGPNSFSRLVGLLSSHVEPGMKRERSEAVKKRPIGVILFDNVDKAHESVIDILTEIIGFGHLIDGQGNIVDFTKTLIIMTTNVGCDKYWPWNCKCADEVQKFPVKEGLYDDEWETKHNLCYLSLLREAKQHFRPQLLEYLDDVIGIRSLSVQQLKAVARLQLRDIASCMTQKGLIIYPSEAALDIIIQRSTWLGDRIRGGERIRMWLEENLVPLLFEKLAKTGLNELSIIYIEASVETNHLSYSWANCGHSLDEQNMNQLIYLRDLRLMYRKEKERAKNVYVLRKLHNRLIASANAELGHVTAVVQELVNTVHDLVTIPSGIKSLLDNPKMVAEAALNEDEVRQNKRAKT; encoded by the exons ATGGGTACAGAGCAATGGATGGGGGAGTTTGTTAAGAAGCTCCAGGTTGAAGATCAGGAGAAGTTGGAGCTGGCTTATGGTGTTGAAATCGAAGCCGAGGCAGTGGTAGTTGCTTCCCGCATCATCATGCAATACCCCGATG TTTTTCAGTTCAATAGTAGTGGAGGAGAATTCGATGACACCAGGAAGGAAATTTTGCAAAATAAGGTTGTTGAGCTTTTAGAGGAAGCTTGTGTAAAATTGAGGCATAAATTTGAGTATTCTAGACAAGAAGAGGATGATCTAGATGTTGGTGAGTACCAGTTGCATCGCACACTAGTTGAGTTAAACGAAatcaagaaagaaagagatcCATCCACACAAAAGTGGAGTGATCGT TTGACAAAGGAACATGAAGAATTGAAGGTTATGTGGAACCAGTTGGAGATGAACTGGATGCAAGTAAAAACTTCACGGCAGAGATATGACATCAGAGCTCGAGAGGCACTTTTGTTGGAAAGGATGCATGAAAGGTTGGTCTTTTGTATAAATGAGGCAAGACTAAAGATGGTGAACAGTTTCTCTGGGATGTTGCAATGGATTGATGACCATGTGACCGAGCTTTTATATACAACTCGCAAAGATTTTAAGCATGAGCTAACCGTTAGCCCGCACGTTGTTGCAAAG GCGGCAAGCCCCTTGATTGATGCTCCACCGCCATTGTTGCTTTCTGAACCTACACTGCCTAAGAACCTTGAACAAAGAATTGCTAAGAGGGTAGTTGGGCAAGAACATGTTCTACTTGCAATAACTGCTGCTCTATCAAAGCAGAGGCCTGAGCAACGCCCTATTGGATCCTTCCTCTTCATGTGCGGCTCCGGTTATGGGAGGACAGAAATGGCCAAATCTTTAGCCGGACTACTTTTTGATAACAAAGACATGATAGCAGAGTTTGACCTGGCAAAATACTCAGGTCCAAATTCTTTCTCACGCCTCGTTGGACTTCTTTCTAG TCATGTGGAGCCGGGCATGAAGAGGGAACGCTCAGAGGCTGTTAAGAAGAGGCCTATAGGTGTCATTTTGTTTGACAATGTTGACAAGGCTCATGAATCTGTTATTGACATTCTGACCGAGATTATAGGTTTTGGTCATCTAATAGATGGTCAGGGGAACATTGTTGACTTCACTAAAACATTGATAATCATGACAACAAATGTTGGATGTGATAAATACTGGCCATGGAATTGCAAATGTGCAGATGAAGTTCAGAAGTTCCCCGTCAAAGAAGGATTATATGATGATGAATGGGAAACAAAACACAATTTATGTTACCTTTCTCTTCTGAGGGAG GCAAAACAGCATTTCAGACCTCAGTTGCTTGAATATTTGGATGATGTGATTGGAATTAGGTCTCTATCTGTTCAGCAGTTGAAGGCGGTTGCTAGACTGCAGCTAAGGGACATTGCCAGCTGCATGACGCAGAAGGGCCTCATTATATACCCATCTGAAGCTGCATTAGATATTATCATCCAGAGGTCAACTTGGCTTGGAGATAGAATC AGAGGTGGAGAGAGAATAAGGATGTGGCTTGAAGAGAACTTGGTTCCGCTGCTGTTTGAGAAGCTTGCGAAGACCGGTTTAAATGAGTTGTCTATCATTTATATTGAAGCCTCGGTGGAGACAAACCACTTGTCCTACAGCTGGGCAAATTGTGGACATTCATTGGATGAACAAAATATGAACCAATTAATATACTTAAGGGATTTGAGATTGATGTACCGTAAAGAGAAAGAACGAGCAAAGAATGTCTATGTTCTAAGAAAACTTCACAACAGATTAATCGCAAGTGCCAATGCTGAATTGGGTCATGTTACTGCTGTTGTTCAAGAGCTGGTTAATACAGTTCATGATCTAGTTACAATTCCCAGCGGTATCAAGTCTTTGCTCGACAATCCTAAAATG GTGGCGGAGGCAGCCTTGAACGAGGACGAGGTTAGGCAGAACAAGAGGGCTAAAACATGA
- the LOC137729576 gene encoding small ribosomal subunit protein mS86 (rPPR1)-like yields the protein MSLLSRLRHAALTSHARHLSTAAPLSSKDKTRTAIALLKSEKDPSKILEICKSASLTPESHLDRIAFSVAINRLRDDNHYDFIRQFLDDLFASRPDLKTQRFASHAIILYGQAGMPDHAVRTFERCHELGIPRNVKTLNALLLACIFSRNYKEVNRVFLEFPKIYGIQPDLETYNYVIKAFSEAGTTSSAYSVLAEMERKNVKPDANTFGHLLTGFYTEMKFEDVGKVTNLMEKHGFQPGLSTYNIRIKSLCKLRRSSEAKALLDGMLSRGMKPNAVTFCHLIHGFCKEGKLDEAKNLFKNMVNRGFKPDANCYFTLVYFLSKGGEFESALQFAKESIEKNWVPNFGTMKLLVDGLVKASKVAEAREVIGQMKEKFSANQDQWNEVEAGLPQ from the coding sequence ATGTCTCTTCTATCTCGCCTTCGCCACGCCGCCCTCACCAGCCATGCCCGCCACCTCTCCACGGCGGCCCCACTCTCCTCAAAGGACAAAACTAGGACCGCCATCGCCCTCCTCAAATCCGAGAAAGACCCCTCCAAAATCCTTGAAATCTGCAAATCCGCCTCCCTAACTCCCGAATCCCACCTCGATCGCATTGCCTTCTCCGTCGCCATCAACCGCCTCCGTGACGACAACCACTACGACTTCATCCGCCAGTTCCTCGACGACCTCTTCGCCTCCCGCCCCGATCTCAAAACGCAGCGATTCGCATCCCACGCCATCATCCTCTACGGCCAGGCCGGCATGCCCGACCACGCCGTCCGCACCTTCGAGCGCTGCCATGAATTGGGGATTCCTCGGAACGTCAAGACGCTCAACGCGTTGCTGCTGGCCTGTATATTCTCCAGGAATTACAAGGAGGTGAACCGGGTTTTTCTCGAGTTCCCGAAGATTTACGGGATCCAGCCCGATTTGGAGACTTACAATTACGTGATCAAGGCGTTTTCGGAGGCGGGCACCACCAGCTCCGCCTACTCGGTGCTGGCGGAGATGGAGAGGAAGAATGTGAAGCCGGATGCCAACACATTCGGGCATTTGCTCACCGGATTTTACACCGAAATGAAGTTTGAAGACGTTGGGAAGGTGACGAATTTGATGGAGAAGCACGGGTTTCAGCCAGGGCTTTCTACTTACAACATTAGGATCAAGAGTTTGTGTAAATTGAGGAGGTCTTCCGAGGCGAAAGCGTTGCTGGACGGGATGCTTTCGAGGGGGATGAAGCCGAATGCAGTCACGTTTTGCCATTTGATTCATGGGTTTTGCAAGGAAGGGAAATTGGACGAGGCGAAGAACTTGTTTAAGAACATGGTGAACCGCGGATTTAAGCCGGATGCTAACTGCTACTTCACTCTTGTGTATTTCCTGTCCAAAGGTGGGGAGTTTGAGAGTGCGTTGCAGTTTGCTAAGGAGAGCATTGAGAAGAATTGGGTTCCGAATTTCGGAACAATGAAGTTGCTTGTGGACGGCCTGGTGAAGGCTTCCAAGGTGGCGGAGGCAAGGGAGGTCATCGGGCAGATGAAGGAGAAGTTTTCGGCGAATCAAGATCAGTGGAATGAAGTTGAAGCTGGATTGCCGCAGTGA
- the LOC137729706 gene encoding cardiolipin synthase (CMP-forming), mitochondrial gives MAVFRSLKALIQNPKKSSRAFLTATASSSSISAPLHYSPLSYPLSYPLFRLPSQISRTFLSPLSNWIVPFHGPLFLSRPPWKLSQSSTPLYLGGNGIVLRKIEASLHLNLLRRRPSFSLPLEVGSLSPAPTVVDRGVGLKDVSDDFVNLPNMISMSRLISGPLLGWMITNEWYSSAMVGLAMSGASDWLDGYMARRMKINSVVGSYLDPLADKVLIGCVALALVQKGLLHPGLVGLIVFRDVGLVGGAVYQRASSLGWKWNSWSDFFNLDGTRPKKVEPLFISKLNTVFQLILVAAVLLQPEFGTQETQSYIAYLSWLVASTTVASTAAYGAQHLRRSALSARKS, from the exons ATGGCGGTCTTCCGGTCCCTGAAAGCCCTAATCCAAAACCCTAAGAAATCATCCAGAGCCTTCCTCACCGCCACcgcttcctcctcctccatctCCGCCCCTCTTCACTACTCTCCTCTCTCCTACCCTCTCTCTTACCCCCTCTTCCGATTGCCGTCTCAGATTTCCAGGACCTTCCTCTCTCCGCTCTCCAATTGGATCGTTCCTTTTCACGGACCGCTCTTCCTCTCCCGCCCTCCATGGAAGCTCTCGCAGTCCTCCACTCCGCTCTACCTCGGCGGAAACGGCATCGTCCTCAGAAAGATCGAAGCTTCATTGCACTTGAACCTGCTAAGGAGGAGACCGAGCTTCTCGCTCCCATTGGAGGTTGGGTCACTCTCGCCGGCTCCGACGGTGGTGGATCGCGGTGTCGGGTTGAAAGATGTCAGTGACGATTTCGTCAATTTGCCCAATATGATCTCCATGAGTCGTTTGATTTCGGGTCCTTTGCTTGGATG GATGATCACAAATGAATGGTACTCTTCTGCAATGGTGGGATTGGCAATGTCTGGGGCAAGTGACTGG TTGGATGGATACATGGCTAGGAGGATGAAGATCAATTCTGTTGTTGGGTCCTATCTGGATCCCCTTGCTGATAAG GTTCTTATAGGATGCGTTGCTTTGGCCTTGGTGCAAAAGGGTCTTCTTCACC CCGGACTGGTTGGACTCATTGTGTTCCGGGATGTTGGCCTTGTTGGTGGTGCAGTTTATCAAAGAGCTAGTAGCTTGGGGTGGAAG TGGAATAGTTGGTCCGACTTTTTCAACCTTGATGGAACCCGTCCCAAGAAGGTCGAACCGCTCTTTATTAGTAAG CTTAACACGGTCTTCCAGTTGATTTTAGTAGCGGCAGTTCTCCTTCAACCAGAGTTTGGAACGCAAGAAACTCAGTCATACATTGCATACTTGAG TTGGTTAGTTGCATCAACAACAGTGGCTTCCACAGCAGCGTACGGGGCACAACACTTGAGGAGATCTGCATTGAGCGCTCGGAAATCCTAA